From the genome of Aerococcus urinaehominis:
AGTTTCTCATTCTACGCCTACATGATTTTAATGGCCTTGCTGGTTTCGATTGGTACAGTGGGGGTGCCAGGTATTGCGACAATTGTGGCTACTGCCTTCTTCCTGGGTCTGGATTTACCCGCAGAAATGGTCATTTTGATGACCCCAATCTCAGCTGTGGCTGATATGGCACGGACCGCTACTAATGTGCAAGCAGCTGGTTCCACTGGTATCATTGTCGCCGAATTAGAGCGTGACTTAGATGAAAGTCAATATGTAGCTGAATAGTTAGATTTAAATTCATAAATCATTTGAGGTTGAGATCTAGGTCTCAACCTTTTTTGTGCTTATCTGACTAACTTTAAATCTGGGGGCGTCGAACAGTCTGGGTCTTTTTTTATTGCCTCTGAAATAGCCTAACCCGATAAGTAAAGCTACTTCAGCATTATGAATTGGCTCAGGTTACGCTGATACCAGCTTCGAAATAGCCTAATCCAGACAGTAAGCTACTTCAGTGGCATGAATCGTTACAACTTGCCCCGCCAGCAGCTCTGAAATAGCCTAACCTAGCCAGTAAAGCTACTTTAGCAGCATAAATCGCCCCAACTTGCGCTGATACCAGCTCTGAAATAGCTTAACTCGGTAAGTAAAGCTACTTCAGTGGCATGAATCGTTACAACTTGCCCGGCCACCAGCTCTGAAATAGCTTAACCTGGCCAGTAAAGCTACTTTAGCAGCATAAATCGCCCCAACTTGCGCTGATACCAGCTCTGAAATAGCTTAACCCAGCCATTAAGCTACTTCAGCATTATGAATTGGCTCAGGTTACGCTGATACCAGCTCCGAAATAGCCTAACCCAGCAGGTTAAGCTACTTTATCCCCAATACTCCTGCTAGAAAAAGCGCTGTGATGATATTTAAAAATTATTTTTCTCGAATGATTTAGCCATCATGATTTCTGAGCCATACTTGCATGTTTAGCAGTTAAAAACCTTTATTGGTAACACAAAAAAGCTAGTTTACGCTTTCCGCTTCAGATAATTAAACTTATCGGCGGAGCTAAACTAGCTTTTGACAATTATGTAGCATTTTACGGCAATACTACGACTATTTGACCGGATTTATATATAATTAACCCTTAGCATGAACCAAGCGACCTTGGCAGTAAACGGCCTTAATATCTTCTTTGTTAGATAGATAGAGAATCCGTTGCAGGATATGTTCTGGTTCAGAGAAGATATCGAAGTTAGGCAGTTTACTAGTTGATACCACCTGCAGGTCACCGGCAAAACCAGGGGCGATTTGGCCAATAGGTAGGTCCAGGGCTTCACCACCACCTGCAGTGGCTAGATAAAAGGCTTCATTAAGGCCGATGCGGGAATTAGCGACGCCACGGTCATCCTGGTCGAGGCGGGTGTCAACCCCTTCTTCAAGTTGACGTGAAGACATGACGGCCTGTTTGATGTTGTCATAGAGACTCGGTGAGAAGCCACCAGAAATATCTGATCCCAGGCCGATTTGCACACCCAAATCTTTAAGGTGGCGAATTGGAATCACCGAATTGGCAAAGTAGACATTAGAAATCGGGCAGTGGGCGACAGCAGTTTGGTGGTCACAGAAGATTTTGGCATCATCATCATTGATAAAGTTTGAGTGGGCCATCACTGATTTAGGACCAAAGAGGCCAAAGTCAGCCAGGGCCTCAGTATCTGTCTTACCAAAACGTTCCTTGGTAAAGTCATGTTCCCATTGACCTTCACTACAGTGGCTTTGGACATGGCAGTTGTACTTGGCAGCCAGTTCACCTAATCCAGCTAAAGCTTCGTCCGTACAAGATGGGGCAAAGCGTGGGGTGACGACGGGGTAGACACCTTGA
Proteins encoded in this window:
- the guaD gene encoding guanine deaminase, with protein sequence MPIQAIKGSYFSCPSYGQVDYHEDALIELDDQGVIQAIVNQDDPAYPDRVDHYRSQQNLVELTADQYLLPGFIDTHIHAPQWPQAGIALDRPLTEWLDQHTFPLEAKYADLDFAKRVYNDLVDQLLAHGTTTALYFATIHKEASLALAKICAEKGQRGLVGKVVMDDPAGNPDYYRDASTDQALADTEDFILAVRDLAKDVPQGVYPVVTPRFAPSCTDEALAGLGELAAKYNCHVQSHCSEGQWEHDFTKERFGKTDTEALADFGLFGPKSVMAHSNFINDDDAKIFCDHQTAVAHCPISNVYFANSVIPIRHLKDLGVQIGLGSDISGGFSPSLYDNIKQAVMSSRQLEEGVDTRLDQDDRGVANSRIGLNEAFYLATAGGGEALDLPIGQIAPGFAGDLQVVSTSKLPNFDIFSEPEHILQRILYLSNKEDIKAVYCQGRLVHAKG